In Planctomycetaceae bacterium, one DNA window encodes the following:
- a CDS encoding O-acetyl-ADP-ribose deacetylase: protein MLVKLGNCRLQLLRGDITEQQVDAIVNAANSELAGGGGVDGAIHRAGGPDIMAETDLKYPDGCPTGSAVASTAGRLSAKYVLHAVGPVWKGGRSGEPEQLSSAYRKCLQLAGDLNCDSIAFPAISTGVYGYPLDLAANVSLKTCIDFVKWHKQPDEVRFVLFGEGAFGAFCRSLETLVEMK, encoded by the coding sequence ATGCTGGTCAAGCTCGGAAACTGCCGCCTGCAGCTTTTGCGGGGCGACATCACGGAACAACAGGTTGACGCAATTGTCAACGCGGCCAATTCGGAACTCGCCGGCGGAGGCGGTGTCGACGGAGCCATCCACCGCGCCGGCGGCCCGGACATCATGGCCGAAACCGATCTGAAGTACCCGGACGGCTGCCCAACCGGCAGCGCGGTCGCTTCGACAGCCGGTCGACTTTCTGCGAAGTATGTGCTCCACGCGGTCGGCCCGGTGTGGAAGGGAGGTCGCAGCGGGGAACCCGAACAACTGTCGTCCGCCTACCGAAAATGCCTGCAGCTTGCCGGGGATCTGAACTGCGATTCCATCGCTTTCCCGGCCATCAGCACCGGCGTTTACGGCTACCCGCTGGATCTGGCAGCCAACGTTTCCCTGAAAACCTGCATCGACTTCGTCAAGTGGCACAAGCAGCCCGACGAAGTCCGCTTCGTCCTGTTCGGCGAAGGCGCGTTCGGCGCGTTCTGCCGGTCGCTGGAAACTCTCGTTGAGATGAAGTGA
- a CDS encoding Re/Si-specific NAD(P)(+) transhydrogenase subunit alpha, with translation MSSDESALVVGVPKEADPRERRVAIVPATVSQMRKSGLSVLVERGAGLAAGFPDSDYEAKGATFADSRRNLFNTADVIAQVRALGACGTCGEEDVSSLRIGQVLVASCDPLTFPEQVKVAAEKGVTAFALELVPRITRAQSMDILSSMATVAGYRAVLLAATAAPRMFPMMMTAAGTLKPARVLVIGAGVAGLQAIATARRLGAVVYGYDIRPVVREQVESLGGKFVELDVKAEAAETKGGYAKEMDEDFYRRQREAMKKVIADMDVVITTAAIPGKKAPVLVTAEMVQAMAPGSVVVDLAAERGGNVEVTRPGETIDYNGVKVLGPENVPADVPVHASEMYSRNLWTFLQQIVKGGKLSIDTEDEIVRDTLLTREKEVVNARVRELLKMEPLTAAASA, from the coding sequence ATGTCCAGCGACGAATCCGCACTTGTAGTGGGAGTTCCCAAAGAAGCCGACCCGCGTGAACGACGGGTCGCCATTGTTCCTGCGACGGTTAGCCAGATGAGAAAGTCCGGACTCTCGGTGCTGGTCGAACGCGGAGCCGGCCTGGCCGCTGGTTTTCCGGATTCGGACTACGAAGCCAAAGGGGCGACCTTCGCTGACAGCCGTCGGAATCTGTTCAATACTGCAGACGTGATTGCTCAGGTGCGAGCTCTGGGGGCGTGCGGGACCTGCGGCGAGGAGGATGTATCCAGCCTGCGAATCGGACAGGTTCTTGTCGCAAGCTGCGATCCGCTGACGTTTCCGGAGCAGGTCAAAGTTGCCGCCGAAAAGGGAGTCACGGCGTTTGCCCTGGAACTTGTGCCGCGAATCACGCGGGCTCAAAGCATGGACATCCTGTCGTCGATGGCAACCGTTGCCGGCTATCGGGCGGTGTTGCTGGCGGCCACAGCGGCACCTCGCATGTTTCCGATGATGATGACGGCCGCCGGAACCCTGAAGCCGGCCCGCGTGCTGGTGATCGGAGCCGGAGTGGCGGGCCTGCAGGCCATCGCCACAGCCAGGCGTCTGGGGGCCGTCGTTTATGGCTACGACATTCGTCCCGTGGTTCGCGAGCAGGTCGAAAGCCTGGGCGGCAAATTCGTGGAACTCGATGTGAAGGCCGAAGCAGCCGAAACGAAGGGCGGCTATGCGAAGGAAATGGACGAAGACTTCTACCGTCGCCAGCGGGAAGCGATGAAGAAGGTGATCGCCGACATGGACGTTGTCATCACGACAGCCGCAATTCCCGGAAAGAAGGCTCCGGTACTTGTGACAGCGGAAATGGTCCAGGCGATGGCTCCCGGTTCCGTCGTCGTGGATCTTGCAGCCGAACGCGGCGGTAATGTGGAAGTCACCAGGCCGGGCGAAACGATCGATTACAACGGAGTAAAAGTGCTGGGTCCGGAAAACGTTCCCGCGGACGTGCCGGTCCACGCCAGCGAAATGTACAGCCGCAACCTGTGGACCTTTCTGCAGCAGATCGTGAAAGGCGGAAAGCTGTCGATTGACACCGAAGATGAAATTGTGCGTGACACGCTGCTGACGCGCGAAAAGGAAGTCGTCAACGCTCGCGTGCGTGAGTTGCTGAAGATGGAACCGCTGACCGCGGCGGCCAGCGCGTGA
- a CDS encoding NAD(P) transhydrogenase subunit alpha codes for MQVLSFLAQTKAALPAEVTDAAGELIEQAAAGAGSGAAGSGAGHLILLLTVFALAVFVGVEIITKIPPTLHTPLMSGSNAISGITVVGAILAAGSDNGTWAGILGFLAVVLATMNVVGGFVVTNRMLAMFRTRK; via the coding sequence ATGCAAGTACTCAGTTTTCTCGCCCAGACCAAAGCTGCGCTTCCGGCAGAAGTCACGGACGCCGCCGGCGAACTCATTGAACAGGCCGCGGCCGGAGCCGGTTCGGGTGCCGCGGGCTCCGGAGCCGGCCACCTGATTCTGCTGCTGACAGTCTTCGCCCTGGCGGTCTTTGTCGGCGTGGAAATCATCACCAAGATTCCTCCCACGCTTCACACACCGCTGATGTCGGGTTCCAACGCGATTTCGGGAATCACGGTCGTGGGAGCCATTCTGGCGGCTGGTTCCGACAACGGTACCTGGGCAGGGATTCTGGGATTTCTGGCCGTCGTACTGGCAACGATGAACGTCGTAGGAGGCTTCGTCGTGACGAATCGAATGCTGGCGATGTTCAGGACCCGGAAATGA